One Solea senegalensis isolate Sse05_10M linkage group LG3, IFAPA_SoseM_1, whole genome shotgun sequence genomic window carries:
- the utp20 gene encoding small subunit processome component 20 homolog: MKIKSKSSYHKSENTYRFLTFAERLANVNIDVIHRIDRTGSLAEEVETYFSEGLTKWRDLNLTENFTTFLKEVSNKSQSFNMLVFHQNFIVECLKKHLAVSNSLAYQPLLDLVVQLARDLQTDFYPHFPDFFVLITSLLETKDTEVLEWVFTCLSYLYKYLWRLMVKDMTNIYSLYSTLLEHKKEHIRRFAAESFSFLMRKVPDLDALLTHVFSDLEEHPDKAEGAGQLLFEMCKGVRNMFHSCSANAFPVALHKLGPTTCPGAPLPWDTVRDALDHMAQAAASHVDKEHLLVLWESIQASVVEVLGVMEEKQEGASQASQQLERLLFILHTLVSHRNGAKVTKPEAVCQTVLRLIQSSALSVPCSRLLLQIISSLLLGENISLPKPLIQETIQKVFGSTLDQDLIIEFTKEMFTMKQFEQFFLPSLLRFTVGLFSHGDALSRHSGLDVLVSLILAKAPPPTDGSMAFETYPLLFTAQSTGVMSSATSEQPAVPELVLSLIRLPEEQNQAIADLSLPWSALVLLPHIRPLAAVSVVPAVSALLNHLLCQIEAEKLGKAGLFVARQALSCLLCLDGTAQLLSLVTVDKITSILKKFPTDLSALLLGDLYYTRLSVSGVSEHLSHSALLELYHMLHINLSSNISKIRLLTLRILTQFEAELPSQSQGEENVDVQPVFAFCLQAELVPASVQDYREKLLHLRKLRHDLVQRNLPQGPHGSFQQVPLRYLIAMLFVNFRPLWEAVIELIVSHAKGMDNKDFWAVYHEHLEMVAGLAENQLKEEDDDDDDDEEEESSHQSEPGCDVIESGDVGVLFLEQLKLTSESNDRTDFPNFRSLLWRAMAQFPDRVEPRSRELSPLLLRFIRNEFYPADLLVAPTQDLRKRSDAAAPEDSGMAVEEEEKEEDEEQDVEERGQQQRKALSRKAAAKQLIAHLRVFAKFTNPRSLYLENHLSELYNQLLCHQDQQIQRVALECLLTYKDSNIVPYKENLERLLDDKHFKEEIVHFNISEETGVVEASHRARLIPLLMRVLFGRLRSKTGSRFQGKASSSTRSSIILRFLAGCQAEELGMFINLLLEPVSHHSQGSCLASVERAVAETDLGAILPLGRQHSLLNILHVVIQKLAHLIHIYLPKVLQILLCVAASVSTVLDKRDQLKSGCISPLKNLRRLSILRIHDFFDGYDFYSFTPDELDAVFEAVVWPQVCRLPTESPYSPTPLLKLIYVWCKNARFFPLLAKQRPDHPECGVLLNVFSLLSAKNASPATIAMVMDIAESLATSEDFVASESETELSVNSSVFPQPGEGAVNTTASLTQGSRLLLPHISTLLRYFSRIICNTDRLKKKKYRAQVAKELNILSKVSRFVSDKDQSSVLISLLLPYLQRGHNPQETEIDILATVQNLLRQCEQPSAFLRPLSKLFSVIHNKLPRQALTSVFQTLSDMEPSLTYITDLTAKLNAFDSRHLDEIYFDMRLTAFQDATRHVKDMQTLDLDYISIIIHNCFHTYEIGDMSLADNATLCLSAVITQLEAVGAGEQLYKDIIQHTILDAVHKGLRSKTESVQHDYTTVLACLVKTFPCKKEFRDLVQLRDYNDPESDFFEHMKHIQIHRRGRALRKLAKQLTEGTVVMTSRSMQNYIMPYAMTALLDEKMVKHENMTSASVEVVGAVCRRLTWSKYLYYMKYFIHILQTAQTEQKLAVNLLVTVLEAFHFDHQTLSREMEAAKAREAANVTVDADEMDEAAADDFNPSDDDEEEKMDIDSKTAPSDVPMEMDNDGVSEEAATTKAKGPGAVKAAAVASGLPQSKEELESLIKAIHQTVNDSVLPRLHKCLTAKVKRDEEHKATKSKDVKEEEVARIPIAFAMVKLMQTLPPHIMDSNLPGILIKVCVVLRNRFQEIRDVARGTLVKIIEALGFRYLQYLLKEMQGVLVKGYQVHVLTFTVYQLLSALSPTLKSGDLDPCMNMLISIFNNELFGAVAEEKEVKGIVSKLMEARHSKSMDSYELLAQFCSRESITQLILPLKEILETTSSLKTCNRVVAVLRRLVLGLLVNVGMAPQDILLLCHSLISQSLPLLTKRDRDKASAKPPPDPRLPPPSCLLLPPTPKRGGQKAPVSSRTNMHILVDSGLKLLHLSLKKSKVTSSDASALEMLDPFIQLLLDCLDSMHVKVTTEALVCFTLLLKFPLPAVNRNVDQLTKKLFVLLKDYSKAGAARGENYHLVQSCFKAITTLVKNVKSSNISETQLQVLLGYAEEDIYDQSRQATAFGLLKAILSRKLVVPEMEEVMTKVSKLSVTGSNGMIRIHCRQIYLKYLLDYPLGRRLRGHLDFVVAQLQYEHDTGRESVLEMLAYIFQTFPKKLLSQYCGLFFAPLALVVVNDDSARCKKMAALSIKALLTQLNKTQHDNLFTFVHNWLNSEKATLRRLGAQICGLFVEVEEEKFARRLKSLLPLLEKEIHPDNYDDIEEEEDEKGADRLLFTYLTLITKLTKHCGLLEVKKPHNTLSNIWGHIEAHLRYPHCWVWLTASQLFGQLFAAHQAEQLITIWRGEAAKAQSVATAFITSNLDKKMRELALSLCRQLQSKFLDTASGEQVIKNLLFVGKVIYLISPESDVASPLEEVREVEEQRENGEEEEEEDKGEEGDKGEEEEGDEIDKDDRPPSLLWLMKKLSLMAKREAAHTPKVPLKRTCVFKFLGAMGMDLGKEGRLGPYLTTIITPLYRELDSTYAEQDPTLKNLAQELIELLKRQVGLEKFSLAFSAVQKEFSQRRAARKRHRAMQAVANPDIAAKKKLKKHRNKIEAKKRKIEFLRPGYKAKKHRSHALKDLAMVQ, translated from the exons ATGAAGATTAAGTCCAAGTCTTCGTATCACAAATCAGAGAACACCTACAGG TTTCTCACTTTTGCAGAAAGACTTGCCAATGTCAACATCGATGTCATTCATCGAATCGACAGAACTGGATCTcttgccgag GAGGTAGAAACCTACTTTTCTGAAGGGCTGACAAAATGGCGAGACCTCAACTTGACAGAGAATTTCA CAACATTTTTGAAAGAGGTGTCCAACAAGAGCCAGTCATTCAACATGCTGGTTTTCCATCAGAATTTTATAGTGGAGTGTCTGAAAAAGCATCTGGCTGTCAGTAACAGCCTCGCTTACCAACCACTTCTGGA cCTGGTGGTTCAGCTGGCCAGAGACCTGCAGACTGACTTCTATCCTCACTTTCCTGACTTTTTCGTTCTTATTACATCACTGCTGGAAACAAAGGACACAGAGGTCTTGGAGTGGGTGTTCACCTGCCTCTCCTACCTCTACAAGTACCTGTGGAGGCTCATGGTGAAGGACATGACCAACATCTACAG TTTGTACAGCACACTGTTGGAACACAAGAAAGAACATATCCGCAGATTTGCAGCAGAGAGCTTCTCATTTTTGATGAGAAAG GTTCCTGATCTTGATGCCCTGCTCACTCATGTATTCTCAGACCTAGAGGAGCATCCTGATAAGGCAGAAGGAGCAGGTCAGCTGCTCTTTGAGATGTGCAAAGGAGTCAGAAACATGTTCCACTCCTGTTCTGCAaat GCATTTCCTGTGGCTCTACATAAACTTGGCCCCACAACCTGCCCAGGAGCCCCTCTGCCCTGGGACACTGTCAGGGATGCTCTGGATCACATGGCCCAGGCTGCAGCCAGTCATGTTGATAAAGAGCACCTCCTAGTTTTATGGGAGTCCATACAG GCTAGTGTAGTGGAGGTCCTTGGTGTCATGGAGGAAAAGCAAGAGGGGGCCAGCCAGGCTTCACAGCAGCTGGAGAGGCTGCTGTTCATTCTCCACACCTTGGTGTCCCATAGAAATGGAGCCAAGGTCACCAAGCCAGAGGCGGTTTGCCAG ACGGTGCTGCGACTGATTCAGAGCTCAGCTCTGTCTGTGCCATGTTCCCGCCTGCTCCTTCAGATCATCTCTTCTTTGCTCCTCGGGGAGAACATCAGCCTACCCAAGCCACTCATCCAAGAGACAATTCAAAAG GTGTTTGGCAGTACATTGGACCAGGACCTGATTATAGAGTTCACTAAGGAGATGTTCACCATGAAACAGTTTGAGCAG TTCTTCCTCCCCAGCCTACTGCGCTTCACTGTTGGTTTGTTCAGTCATGGAGATGCTCTGTCTCGCCACTCTGGCCTGGACGTGCTGGTCAGCCTGATCCTTGCTAAAGCCCCGCCCCCAACAGACGGCTCCATGGCCTTTGAAACCTACCcactgctctttactgcacAGAGCACAGG tgtGATGAGCAGTGCGACATCAGAGCAGCCAGCTGTGCCAGAGCTGGTGCTGTCTCTGATTAGACTCCCTGAGGAGCAGAACCAGGCCATCGCTGATCTGTCTCTGCCATGGTCTGCACTTGTGCTGCTGCCACAcatcag aCCACTGGCTGCGGTTAGTGTTGTTCCTGCTGTGAGTGCACTCTTAAACCACCTCCTCTGTCAGATTGAGGCAGAGAAACTGGGGAAAG CTGGTCTATTTGTGGCCAGACAGGCTCTGAGCTGCCTCCTCTGTCTGGACGGCACTGCCCAGCTTCTCTCCctggtcactgtggacaagatCACTTCAATCCTCAA GAAGTTTCCCACAGACCTGTCTGCTTTGCTGCTCGGAGACCTGTACTACACCCGCTTGTCAGTCAGCGGTGTTTCAGAGCATCTGTCCCACAGTGCGCTGCTGGAGCTCTACCATATGCTGCATATCAACCTCTCCTCCAACATCTCCAAG attCGCCTTCTAACTTTAAGGATCCTCACTCAGTTTGAGGCAGAGCTTCCTTCACAGTCTCAG GGTGAGGAGAACGTGGATGTCCAGCCGGTGTTTGCATTTTGCCTGCAGGCAGAGCTGGTGCCAGCTTCAGTACAGGACTACAGAGAAAAACTGCTTCACCTCCGGAAGCTGAGACACGACCTGGTGCAGCGTAACTTGCCACAGGGTCCACACGGCTCCTTCCAGCAG GTACCTTTACGTTACCTCATTGCAATGCTGTTTGTCAACTTCAGGCCACTGTGGGAAGCAGTCATTGAACTGATTGT GAGCCATGCCAAGGGGATGGACAACAAGGACTTCTGGGCGGTCTACCATGAACATCTGGAGATGGTGGCAGGGCTGGCAG AAAATCAAttgaaggaggaggatgatgatgatgatgatgatgaagaggaagagtcCAGTCATCAGAGTGAACCGGGCTGTGACGTCATAGAAAGTGGGGATGTGGGCGTGCTGTTCCTAGAGCAGTTGAAGTTGACCAGTGAGTCAAACGACAGGACGGACTTCCCTAACTTCCGTAGCCTGCTGTGGCGCGCCATGGCCCAGTTTCCTGACAGAGTGGAACCACGCAGCCGAGAACTGAGTCCTCTGCTGCTCAGGTTTATCAG GAATGAGTTTTATCCTGCTGACCTACTGGTAGCCCCTACTCAGGACCTTAGGAAGAGGAGTGATGCTGCTGCCCCAGAGGATTCTGGGATGgctgtggaggaagaggagaaagaggaggatgaggagcaggatGTGGAGGAaagaggtcagcagcagaggaaggccCTTTCAAGGAAAGCTGCTGCAAA ACAGCTGATTGCCCATTTAAGAGTTTTTGCTAAATTCACCAACCCTCGTTCTCTCTACCTGGAGAACCATCTCAGTGAACTCTATAACCAG ttgctGTGTCATCAGGACCAGCAGATTCAGCGTGTGGCACTGGAATGTCTTCTCACATATAAAGACTCCAACATTGTCCCGTACAA ggAGAATCTTGAGAGGCTCCTCGATGACAAACACTTCAAGGAGGAGATTGTccatttcaacatttctgagGAGACCGGAGTGGTTGAAGCTTCACACAGAGCCAGACTGATCCCGCTGCTTATGAG GGTCCTGTTCGGGCGTCTCCGCAGTAAAACGGGCAGTAGGTTCCAGGGAAAAGCCTCTTCTTCAACCCGGTCCTCCATCATTCTGCGTTTCCTGGCAGGTTGCCAGGCTGAGGAGCTGGGAATGTTCATCAACCTGCTGCTGGAGCCCGTCAGCCATCACAGTCAAG GATCTTGTCTGGCGTCAGTGGAGAGAGCAGTTGCTGAGACAGACCTGGGTGCCATCCTGCCGCTGGGCCGTCAACACAGCCTGCTGAACATCCTCCATGTGGTGATTCAGAAACTGGCTCACCTAATCCACATCTACCTGCCCAAAGTGCTGCAGATTTTACTTTGCGTCGCTGCCAGTGTGTCCACCGTCCTGGACAAGAGGGACCAG CTGAAGTCGGGTTGCATCAGTCCTCTAAAGAACCTCAGGCGACTCAGCATTTTGAGGATCCACGACTTTTTTGATGGCTATGACTTCTACAGCTTCACCCCAGATGAACTGGACGCTGTCTTCGAGGCTGTGGTGTGGCCTCAG GTGTGTCGTCTGCCCACAGAGAGCCCCTACTCGCCAACACCTCTGCTTAAACTGATCTATGTTTGGTGCAAAAATGCAAG GTTCTTTCCTCTTCTGGCCAAGCAAAGACCAGACCATCCAGAGTGTGGCGTCCTCTTGAATgtcttttccctcctctctgccaAGAATGCTTCCCCAGCGACCATCGCCATGGTTATGGACATCGCTGAGTCTCTAGCAACATCTGAAGACTTTGTTGcctcagagtcagagacagagctgAGTGTCAACAGCAGTGTGTTCCCACAGCCTGGAGAGGGCGCTGTTAATACAACAG CTTCATTAACTCAGGGCTCcagactgctgctgcctcacatcTCCACTCTGCTGAGATACTTCAGCAGGATCATATGCAACACTGACAGgctcaagaagaagaagtacaGAGCACAGGTGGCCAAGGAGCTCAATATCCTCTCCAA AGTCAGCCGATTTGTGAGCGACAAAGATCAGAGTTCAGTGCTCATCAGCCTGTTGCTGCCTTACCTCCAGAGAGGCCACAACCCACAG GAGACGGAGATTGACATCCTGGCCACCGTACAGAACCTGCTGCGCCAGTGTGAGCAGCCCTCTGCCTTCCTCCGCCCTCTCAGCAAACTCTTCTCCGTCATTCATAACAAGCTGCCCAGGCAGGCTCTCACCAGTGTCTTCCAG ACCTTGTCAGATATGGAGCCCTCCCTCACATATATCACTGACTTAACAGCAAAA CTCAATGCGTTCGACAGTCGGCATTTGGATGAGATTTACTTTGACATGCGCCTGACGGCTTTCCAAGACGCCACCAGGCATGTCAAAGACATGCAGACTCTGGACCTGGATTACATCAGCATCATCATACACAACTGTTTCCATACTTATGAG ATTGGTGACATGTCACTGGCAGACAACGCCAccttgtgtctgtctgcagtgaTCACCCAGCTGGAAGCGGTCGGAGCTGGTGAGCAGCTCTACAAGGACATCATTCAACACACCATCCTGGACGCTGTACACAAGGGGCTCCGCAGCAAGACAGAG AGTGTGCAGCATGATTACACCACTGTGCTTGCCTGCCTGGTGAAGACGTTCCCTTGCAAAAAAGAGTTCAGAGACCTGGTGCAGCTCAGAGACTACAATGATCCCGAGTCTGACTTCTTTGAGCACATGAAGCATATCCAG aTTCACCGTCGGGGTCGTGCGCTAAGAAAGTTGGCCAAACAGCTGACTGAGGGCACGGTCGTGATGACTTCTCGCTCCATGCAGAATTACATAATGCCGTATGCCATGACTGCCCTGCTAGATGAAAAGATGGTCAAG catgagAATATGACATCAGCTTCTGTAGAGGTGGTTGGCGCAGTGTGTCGCAGGCTGACCTGGTCCAAGTACCTCTATTACATGAAATACTTCATCCACATCCTGCAGACTGCACAGACTGAGCAGAAACTGGCTGTCAA TTTGCTGGTCACAGTTCTAGAGGCTTTCCATTTTGACCACCAGACCCTTAGCAGAGAAATGGAGGCAGCTAAGGCCAGAGAAG CTGCAAATGTCACAGTCGACGCAGATGAAATGGatgaagctgcagctgatgaCTTTAACCCAagcgatgatgatgaggaggagaaaatggacATTGACAGTAAGACGGCTCCGTCTGATGTCCCAATGGAGATGGACAATGATGGTGTCTCAGAGGAAGCGGCCACCACTAAAGCCAAGGGACCAGGGGCTGTTAAAGCTGCTGCAGTGGCCAGTGGACTGCCACAGAGCAAAGAAGAACTGGAGTCTCTGATCAAAGCCATCCACCAGACTGTTAATGACAGCGTGCTGCCTCGCCTGCACAAGTGTCTCACTGCAAAG GTGAAGCGTGACGAGGAGCACAAGGCGACAAAGTCGAAGGacgtgaaggaggaggaggtggcgagGATACCGATCGCCTTCGCGATGGTTAAACTGATGCAAACTCTTCCTCCACACATCATGGATTCCAACCTGCCCGG AATCCTGATTaaggtgtgtgtggtgctgaggAACCGCTTCCAGGAGATTCGTGATGTGGCAAGAGGGACACTGGTGAAGATCATTGAGGCACTGGGGTTCAGATACCTGCAGTACCTGCTCAAAGAGATGCAGGGTGTCCTAGTGAAGGGCTACCAG GTCCATGTgctgacatttacagtgtacCAATTGCTGTCTGCACTCAGTCCTACACTGAAGAGTGGTGACCTGGACCCATGCATGAACATGCTCATCAGT ATCTTCAACAATGAGCTGTTTGGGGCTGTggctgaggagaaggaggtgaaggGGATCGTCTCTAAGCTTATGGAGGCTCGACACAGTAAGAGCATGGACTCCTATGAGCTGCTAGCTCAGTTCTGCAGCAGGGAGAGCATTACCCAACTCATACTGCCCCTGAAGGAG ATACTGGAGACTACATCCAGTCTTAAGACGTGTAACCGGGTGGTAGCTGTGCTACGGCGACTGGTCCTGGGTCTGCTGGTCAATGTAGGCATGGCCCCTCAGGATATCTTACTGCTGTGCCACAGCCTGATCAGCCAGAGTCTGCCACTGCTCACTAAGAGAGACCG agacaaagcgTCTGCAAAGCCTCCTCCTGACCCCAGACTGCCCCCTCCCAGCTGTCTGCTTCTGCCTCCGACCCCAAAAAGAGGAGGACAGAAAGCTCCTGTCAGCAGCCGAACCAATATGCACATCTTGGTGGACAGTGGCCTCAAG CTGCTCCACCTGAGTCTGAAGAAATCCAAAGTGACATCATCCGATGCCTCGGCTCTGGAGATGCTAGACCCTTTCATACAGCTGCTGCTCGACTGCCTCGACTCCATGCATGTCAAG GTGACCACAGAGGCTCTGGTGTGCTTCACCTTGTTGCTGAAATTCCCGCTGCCGGCAGTGAATCGGAACGTCGACCAGCTGACTAAGAAGCTCTTTGTCCTGTTGAAGGATTACTCAAAGGCTGGTGCTGCCCGTGGGGAAAATTACCATCTGGTCCAGAGCTGCTTCAAg GCTATCACCACTTTAGTAAAGAATGTCAAAAGCAGCAACATCTCTGAGACACAGTTGCAAGTGCTGTTGGGATACGCTGAGGAGGACATTTATGATCAGTCACGCCAGGCcactgcctttggtttgcttAAG GCGATTCTGTCCAGGAAGCTTGTAGTtccagagatggaggaggtgatgACCAAAGTTTCCAAGCTGTCCGTTACTGGCAGCAATGGTATGATCAGAATCCACTGTCGACAG ATCTATCTGAAGTACCTGCTGGATTATCCACTGGGGAGGAGGCTGAGAGGCCACCTGGACTTTGTGGTGGCACAGTTACAATATGAGCACGACACAGGCAGAGAGTCTGTGCTGGAAATGCTGGCATACATATTCCAGACTTTTCCCAAG AAACTGCTGTCACAGTACTGCGGTCTGTTCTTCGCCCCACTGGCCTTGGTCGTGGTCAATGACGACTCGGCACGCTGTAAAAAAATGGCTGCCTTGTCCATCAAGGCCCTGCTTACCCAGCTGAACAAAACCCAGCACGACAACTTGTTCACATTTGTCCACAACTGGTTAAATTCAGAGAAG GCAACCCTGCGGCGCCTCGGCGCTCAGATTTGCGGCCTGTtcgtggaggtggaggaggagaagtttgCCCGTCGACTGAAAAGCCTGCTGCCTCTGTTGGAGAAGGAGATCCACCCCGACAACTATGACGAC attgaagaggaagaggatgagaaAGGGGCAGACAGGCTGTTGTTCACGTATCTAACACTCATTACCAAACTCACCAAGCACTGTGGTCTGCTGGAGGTCAAAAAGCCTCACAACACACTCTCAAACATCTGGG GTCACATTGAAGCCCACCTGCGGTATCCTCACTGCTGGGTGTGGCTGACCGCCTCGCAGCTCTTTGGTCAGTTGTTTGCAGCCCACCAGGCAGAACAGCTGATCACCATTTGGAGAGGAGAGGCAGCAAAGGCTCAGTCAGTAGCCACAGCCTTCATCACCAGCAACCTGGACAAGAAG ATGAGGGAGTTGGCTTTATCGCTCTGCCGTCAGCTACAGTCAAAGTTCCTGGACACAGCGTCTGGAGAGCAG GTGATCAAGAACCTGCTGTTTGTCGGCAAGGTGATCTACCTCATTTCCCCCGAGTCTGATGTCGCATCCCCTCTGGAAGAGGTTagagaggtggaggagcagagggagaatggagaggaggaggaggaggaggacaagggaGAAGAGGGTGAcaagggagaggaggaagaaggtgaTGAAATTGACAAGGATGATCGACCTCCTTCTCTGCTGTGGTTGATGAAAAAGCTGTCTCTGATGGCAAAGAGAGAAGCAGCACACACTCCCAAAGTTCCACTAAAG AGAACATGTGTATTTAAGTTCCTGGGAGCAATGGGCATGGACCTGGGGAAGGAAGGTAGACTCGGCCCCTACCTGACCACAATCATCACTCCCCTCTACAGAGAACTGGACAGCACATACGCAGAGCAAG ACCCCACACTGAAGAACCTGGCACAGGAACTGATAGAGCTGCTGAAGAGACAAGTGGGGCTGGAGAAATTCTCTCTGGCCTTCTCTGCTGTACAGAAGGAGTTTTCACAGCGGCGAGCAGCACGTAAACGACACAGAGCCATGCAG GCGGTAGCGAACCCAGACATCGCTGCCAAGAAGAAACTCAAAAAGCACAGGAACAAAATTGAAgccaagaagaggaagatcGAGTTCCTTCGCCCCGGTTATAAAGCCAAGAAGCACCGGAGCCACGCGCTCAAAGACCTGGCCATGGTGCAGTGA
- the arl1 gene encoding ADP-ribosylation factor-like protein 1 yields the protein MGALFSIFSGLFGTREMRILILGLDGAGKTTILYRLQVGEVVTTIPTIGFNVETVAYKNLKFQVWDLGGQTSIRPYWRCYYSNTDAVIYVVDSSDRDRMGISKSELVAMLEEEELKKAILVVFANKQDMDQAMTPTEVANALGLPALKDRKWQIFKTSATKGTGLDEAMEWLVDSLKSRQ from the exons ATGG GTGCTTTGTTTAGTATTTTCTCTGGCCTTTTTGGCACCAGAGAGATGAGGATTCTAATCCTTGGTTTGGACGGTGCTGGAAAAACAACCATTCTGTACAGGCTACAGGTTGGAGAGGTGGTCACTACAATACCCA CAATTGGCTTCAACGTGGAGACAGTCGCGTATAAAAACCTGAAGTTCCAGGTGTGGGATCTGGGAGGACAGACCAGCATCAG GCCCTACTGGAGATGTTATTACTCAAACACAGATGCAGTCATTTATGTCGTCGACAGCAGCGATCGTGATAGAATGGGCATCTCCAAGTCTGAGCTGGTGGCCATGTTGGAG gaggaggagctgaagaaagCCATCTTGGTGGTGTTTGCAAACAAACAGGATATGGATCAGGCAATGACGCCCACCGAGGTGGCAAACGCTCTGGGCCTTCCTGCCCTCAAAGACAGAAAGTGGCAGATCTTCAAGACCTCGGCCACAAAGGGCACAGGCCTGGACGAGGCAATGGAATG GTTGGTGGATTCCCTGAAGAGTCGGCAGTGA